Within the Neomonachus schauinslandi unplaced genomic scaffold, ASM220157v2 HiC_scaffold_568, whole genome shotgun sequence genome, the region CAATTTTCTGTTCCCCAGGCCAAGACCCCAAATCACCCCCTTATCACCCAATCCCCATGCCACATGCTACTCACACGCTGCCTTCTTGTCTCCTGCCTGATCCCTGTGGTTGGCTCTGTTCTCAGCATAGTCTCCCCACCCAGGACCCACACCAACCCATAATCCCAAGGATGGCTCCAGAATTCCAGAAACTTCCCACACCCCTTGCCCATCTCCCCagacccccagccctgctcctctgCCCCCATGTCCCTCCAACCCAACATTACAGCTCCCTCTTCTAGCCCAGGACCCCTGGCCCTGCTGCCGCCTCCCACCTGCCCTGACCCAGCACCCCTTCCGCAGGAGCCGCGCCCCCCATCCAGTCCCGGATCATAGGAGGCTGGGACTGTGAGCAGAATTCCCAACCCTGGCAGGCAGCTCTGTACCATTACAGCAAGTTCCAGTGTGGGGGTGTCCTGGTGAACCCACAGTGGGTGCTCACAGCTGCCCACTGCATAAACgagtgagtgggggcagggcgTGTGGGAAGGGGGTGTCTGTGCTCCCACAGGAATGAACAACTGGGCACCGACCCTGGGTTCACctcaggggaggctgggggactGAGGGAAACAGATGGTACTGGTCTGGGTCCCATGGAGAGTGGCAGGGACAACCCCAGGGAAGCCCTCTCATGGCagcctgtgtctctgtctctccgtgtaactgtgtctctgtgtctctcagtAACTGGCTCTGTTATGTGTCTGTCTATCTGAGTATGATttatccctgtctctctctctctgtttggtctcggtgtctctgtgtgtctccctGTGTCTGTCCACCTCTGGGtccctctgctgcctccctgTCACTGTAGGTCTCACCCTCCATCTctctgccccatctctctctctctctctctctgggtctctgcctcactccctctcccccatcgCTGCTGAGCACCGCCAGGATGGGACTGAGGGGGACccccagagaaaaagaagggattATCCTGAGATGTATGTGTGAGAGGGCTTCTCATGTGCCCAGTCCCTCTGTCCAGGACAATGATGCTCTGCAGGGGACACAGGGAAAGGCTGGTTTCAGCTGGAGCCTGGTGGGGGccctggaggaaggaggaggagaaagaggaggaggaagggggagaaagtctggggagggaggtggagcaGACCttgggctgggggccaggccagCGGCTGCTGGGGAGCCAGCCCCACAACCCCTGCTGCAGCTGAGCTGGTCCcaggccccctccctgctcctcccatcctccctccctgttCTCCCTCCCCGTTCTCTcaggctgggccccacccccaccgcctgcactcctcactctctccctttgcttcctGGCCCTGTCTCACTGAGCCTGCTGcgccttcttctccctttctgttccttccctcctgctccttccctcccagggactctttcttctgtctctctctcctttgtgctctgtctctcactgtcctccctctgcctctcatccactctccctttgtgctctctgtTTTTCAGGCTCCCTGTCTTTGACCTTGTCACATCCTTCTGTCACTCACTGTCTTTTCTTCATAGCTCTTTATCTTCCCAACTGTCTCTCCCTCCAAGGTTACTCCTTGTTTCTGTCTTTGGGACGCTCCCTGGCcccatctccctttccccctcctctctcctcattccctggggccccctctctccccagcaatTACCAGCTCTGGCTGGGTCGCCACAACCTGTTCGAGCATGAAGACACAGCCCAGTTTGTCCAGGTCAGTCGTAGCTTCCCACACCCTGAATTCAAGCTGAACCTCCTAAAGAACCATACCCAGCGCCCCGGAGAGGACTATAGCCATGACCTCATGCTGCTGCGCCTGGCAGAGCCCGCCCAGATTACAGATGCTGTGAGGGTCCTGGACCTgcccacccaggaaccccaactGGGGAGCACCTGCTATGCCTCTGGCTGGGGCAGCATTGAACCAGATAAGTGTACGCGGGGGGCTAGACCATGCAGCCTGGAGCCCAGACA harbors:
- the LOC110572972 gene encoding kallikrein-1, with the protein product MWFLVLCLALSLAGTGAAPPIQSRIIGGWDCEQNSQPWQAALYHYSKFQCGGVLVNPQWVLTAAHCINDNYQLWLGRHNLFEHEDTAQFVQVSRSFPHPEFKLNLLKNHTQRPGEDYSHDLMLLRLAEPAQITDAVRVLDLPTQEPQLGSTCYASGWGSIEPDKFIYPDDLQCVDLKLLSNDVCAKAHSQKVTEFMLCAGHLEGGKDTCAGDSGGPLICDGVLQGITSWGHIPCGSPNMPAVYTKVISHLEWIKETMTANS